A stretch of the Ptychodera flava strain L36383 chromosome 18, AS_Pfla_20210202, whole genome shotgun sequence genome encodes the following:
- the LOC139116838 gene encoding B-cell lymphoma 3 protein-like, translating to MVRDERSAVMQKNKSKEANYHMTEAFKSNSFTQMRTALKLSGVDLNYEDPKQENMIPIMKLCYTEITPKNRRELARQMIQEPRLDINSQDNQGKTALHHACSMEHEDLVRVFSEDIDIDPNIQDNEGNTPLMAATQTGNTSVVIAIINCFKKFGLKVDLANNLGVTPLLEAAKMGYNDISRVLVTMGHADLTIRDMVDYGTAEEYAMESGRCHTPDILILSPIAQKKTELRRAREARGRKILSDYTNSSRSTPLSTRCHPISDPRKDYGFFVVSRNGMNAEQIQCTRRVTFQMGRQVMQRLTEQPDAEETEEQEMNEYYEQLRQHAGSLPNLADLDDTKRRMNNPLSKSLPGNEDVSFEGRARAWTTGTVKLPPVNQSPCSRSPPNQSKLSSSPPRSGSLSTSPKSETSRQRKVGVGSRHVVPTSPSSTPKSPPRSPRQGSPTAPQRKISLPSRLPSMPPSHTKSPPGSPTPTRHRKVSAPSMGGSQGKSQKSSRNVREVKSHVKHPPNAIPSYIYSEW from the exons atggtgcgagacgaaagatCAGCAGTCATGCAGAAGAATAAGTCTAAAGAGGCTAATTATCACATGACCGAAGCGTTCAAAAGCAACAGCTTCACGCAGATGCGGACGGCGCTGAAACTGTCAGGGGTGGATCTGAACTACGAAGACCCCAAACAGGAGAACATGATACCCATTATGAAGTTGTGTTACACCGAAATCACGCCGAAGAACAGACGAGAACTCGCGAGACAGATGATTCAAGAACCACGGCTGGACATCAACAGTCAGGACAACCAGGGCAAGACAGCACTGCACCATGCCTGTTCAATGGAGCACGAGGACCTTGTTCGGGTATTTTCGGAAGATATCGACATTGACCCGAACATTCAGGACAATGAGGGCAATACTCCCCTGATGGCCGCCACACAAACGGGAAACACCTCTGTCGTGATTGCAATTATAAACTGTTTCAAGAAGTTTGGACTCAAAGTGGACCTTGCAAATAACCTGG GCGTGACACCACTTCTAGAAGCTGCAAAGATGGGTTACAATGACATTTCAAGAGTGCTAGTAACCATGGGCCATGCGGACTTAACAATAAGGGACATGGTTGACTACGGCACAGCAGAGGAGTATGCGATGGAGAGTGGACGTTGCCACACTCCGGACATTCTTATTTTATCACCGATCGCCCAGAAGAAGACCGAACTGAGAAGAGCGCGCGAAGCGCGCGGCAGGAAAATATTATCGGACTACACGAACTCATCCCGCAGCACGCCGCTCTCGACTCGTTGCCATCCGATTTCTGACCCGAGAAAAGACTATGGCTTTTTCGTCGTGAGTAGGAACGGTATGAACGCTGAACAGATACAGTGCACCCGCCGGGTGACTTTCCAGATGGGACGGCAAGTCATGCAGAGATTAACCGAACAACCCGACGCCGAAGAAACCGAAGAACAAGAAATGAACGAGTACTACGAGCAGCTACGACAACATGCCGGCTCCCTTCCGAATTTAGCCGATCTTGACGATACTAAGCGTCGCATGAACAATCCTTTGAGCAAGTCGTTGCCTGGCAACGAAGACGTTAGCTTCGAGGGCAGAGCTCGCGCTTGGACAACTGGAACTGTGAAACTACCACCTGTGAATCAAAGTCCTTGTAGCAGGAGTCCGCCTAATCAATCGAAACTTTCGTCCTCGCCACCGAGATCGGGTTCACTCTCGACATCGCCAAAATCCGAAACATCGCGCCAGCGAAAAGTGGGTGTGGGATCGCGCCATGTAGTACCCACATCCCCCAGTAGCACTCCGAAGAGTCCGCCAAGAAGTCCGCGACAAGGCAGCCCGACAGCTCCACAGAGGAAAATCAGTCTACCGTCTCGGCTACCCAGCATGCCACCGAGTCACACCAAAAGCCCGCCCGGCAGTCCAACACCGACACGGCATCGGAAAGTCAGCGCGCCCTCTATGGGTGGATCCCAGGGaaaatcacaaaaatcatcGAGAAATGTCAGAGAAGTTAAATCACACGTAAAACACCCGCCAAATGCTATACCATCGTACATTTACTCCGAGTGGTGA